One window of the Phycodurus eques isolate BA_2022a chromosome 7, UOR_Pequ_1.1, whole genome shotgun sequence genome contains the following:
- the zgc:162608 gene encoding apolipoprotein A-IV isoform X2 translates to MYSILCRKENMHSGKMIFTICAFANLALSAYPTHRDTREASWTDSKANEAHAESKLTKEADKIYKSLIDDSGLYNHEDEYNKNPVSEQMQRKILVESERLRARLRQELAELRERLAPSPAHLASALASMREHLAPFTLQLHNNTHSLCHQLRLYLRDPDAAEARQGLVVHHWMTRTLERSGSNLTDILADFMAKTREVTERLREMSEAEAANADIWQRFSSRLGREVTSLKAEAQNSLETLKVQLADQLETAQPLSAMVEHVCQNAAQQHRDFQARIETLFTGMEEELEVQSISSYSEHTGGSLKEDFFIKLSALIQDILHSVQ, encoded by the exons ATGTATTCTATCCTCtgcagaaaagaaaacatgcattCAGGAAAAATGATCTTCACCATTTGTGCCTTTGCAAACTTGGCACTTTCAG CTTACCCGACCCATCGTGACACCAGGGAGGCGAGCTGGACTGATTCCAAGGCCAATGAGGCTCATGCCGAGTCAAAACTCACAAAAGAAGCAGA TAAGATCTACAAGAGCCTCATAGATGACAGCGGCCTCTACAACCACGAAGATGAGTACAACAAGAACCCAGTGTCGGAACAGATGCAGCGCAAGATCCTCGTGGAGTCGGAGCGCCTGCGCGCGCGTCTGCGTCAGGAGCTGGCCGAGCTGAGGGAGAGGCTGGCCCCATCCCCGGCTCACCTCGCTTCCGCGCTGGCCAGCATGAGGGAACACTTGGCCCCGTTCACCCTGCAACTCCACAACAATACCCACAGCTTGTGCCACCAGCTCAGGCTGTACCTCCGCGATCCGGATGCAGCAGAGGCCCGGCAGGGTCTGGTTGTCCACCACTGGATGACGCGAACTTTGGAACGGAGCGGCTCCAATCTAACCGATATCCTGGCTGACTTCATGGCTAAAACCAGAGAGGTGACGGAACGCCTGAGGGAGATGAGTGAGGCAGAGGCAGCGAATGCGGATATCTGGCAGCGATTTAGCTCTAGGCTAGGACGGGAAGTGACGTCACTGAAGGCGGAGGCACAGAATAGTTTGGAGACTCTTAAGGTACAGCTCGCCGATCAGTTGGAAACTGCGCAGCCTCTCAGTGCCATGGTGGAACACGTCTGCCAAAATGCAGCACAGCAGCACCGAGACTTCCAGGCCAGGATTGAGACTCTATTCACGGGAATGGAGGAGGAGCTggaagtgcagtccatttcttCCTATTCTGAACACACTGGTGGCTCGTTGAAGGAGGACTTCTTCATCAAACTGTCTGCTCTCATTCAGGACATTCTGCATTCAGTACAGTGA
- the zgc:162608 gene encoding apolipoprotein A-IV isoform X1, protein MYSILCRKENMHSGKMIFTICAFANLALSEAYPTHRDTREASWTDSKANEAHAESKLTKEADKIYKSLIDDSGLYNHEDEYNKNPVSEQMQRKILVESERLRARLRQELAELRERLAPSPAHLASALASMREHLAPFTLQLHNNTHSLCHQLRLYLRDPDAAEARQGLVVHHWMTRTLERSGSNLTDILADFMAKTREVTERLREMSEAEAANADIWQRFSSRLGREVTSLKAEAQNSLETLKVQLADQLETAQPLSAMVEHVCQNAAQQHRDFQARIETLFTGMEEELEVQSISSYSEHTGGSLKEDFFIKLSALIQDILHSVQ, encoded by the exons ATGTATTCTATCCTCtgcagaaaagaaaacatgcattCAGGAAAAATGATCTTCACCATTTGTGCCTTTGCAAACTTGGCACTTTCAG AAGCTTACCCGACCCATCGTGACACCAGGGAGGCGAGCTGGACTGATTCCAAGGCCAATGAGGCTCATGCCGAGTCAAAACTCACAAAAGAAGCAGA TAAGATCTACAAGAGCCTCATAGATGACAGCGGCCTCTACAACCACGAAGATGAGTACAACAAGAACCCAGTGTCGGAACAGATGCAGCGCAAGATCCTCGTGGAGTCGGAGCGCCTGCGCGCGCGTCTGCGTCAGGAGCTGGCCGAGCTGAGGGAGAGGCTGGCCCCATCCCCGGCTCACCTCGCTTCCGCGCTGGCCAGCATGAGGGAACACTTGGCCCCGTTCACCCTGCAACTCCACAACAATACCCACAGCTTGTGCCACCAGCTCAGGCTGTACCTCCGCGATCCGGATGCAGCAGAGGCCCGGCAGGGTCTGGTTGTCCACCACTGGATGACGCGAACTTTGGAACGGAGCGGCTCCAATCTAACCGATATCCTGGCTGACTTCATGGCTAAAACCAGAGAGGTGACGGAACGCCTGAGGGAGATGAGTGAGGCAGAGGCAGCGAATGCGGATATCTGGCAGCGATTTAGCTCTAGGCTAGGACGGGAAGTGACGTCACTGAAGGCGGAGGCACAGAATAGTTTGGAGACTCTTAAGGTACAGCTCGCCGATCAGTTGGAAACTGCGCAGCCTCTCAGTGCCATGGTGGAACACGTCTGCCAAAATGCAGCACAGCAGCACCGAGACTTCCAGGCCAGGATTGAGACTCTATTCACGGGAATGGAGGAGGAGCTggaagtgcagtccatttcttCCTATTCTGAACACACTGGTGGCTCGTTGAAGGAGGACTTCTTCATCAAACTGTCTGCTCTCATTCAGGACATTCTGCATTCAGTACAGTGA
- the zgc:162608 gene encoding apolipoprotein A-IV isoform X3 — MHSGKMIFTICAFANLALSEAYPTHRDTREASWTDSKANEAHAESKLTKEADKIYKSLIDDSGLYNHEDEYNKNPVSEQMQRKILVESERLRARLRQELAELRERLAPSPAHLASALASMREHLAPFTLQLHNNTHSLCHQLRLYLRDPDAAEARQGLVVHHWMTRTLERSGSNLTDILADFMAKTREVTERLREMSEAEAANADIWQRFSSRLGREVTSLKAEAQNSLETLKVQLADQLETAQPLSAMVEHVCQNAAQQHRDFQARIETLFTGMEEELEVQSISSYSEHTGGSLKEDFFIKLSALIQDILHSVQ, encoded by the exons atgcattCAGGAAAAATGATCTTCACCATTTGTGCCTTTGCAAACTTGGCACTTTCAG AAGCTTACCCGACCCATCGTGACACCAGGGAGGCGAGCTGGACTGATTCCAAGGCCAATGAGGCTCATGCCGAGTCAAAACTCACAAAAGAAGCAGA TAAGATCTACAAGAGCCTCATAGATGACAGCGGCCTCTACAACCACGAAGATGAGTACAACAAGAACCCAGTGTCGGAACAGATGCAGCGCAAGATCCTCGTGGAGTCGGAGCGCCTGCGCGCGCGTCTGCGTCAGGAGCTGGCCGAGCTGAGGGAGAGGCTGGCCCCATCCCCGGCTCACCTCGCTTCCGCGCTGGCCAGCATGAGGGAACACTTGGCCCCGTTCACCCTGCAACTCCACAACAATACCCACAGCTTGTGCCACCAGCTCAGGCTGTACCTCCGCGATCCGGATGCAGCAGAGGCCCGGCAGGGTCTGGTTGTCCACCACTGGATGACGCGAACTTTGGAACGGAGCGGCTCCAATCTAACCGATATCCTGGCTGACTTCATGGCTAAAACCAGAGAGGTGACGGAACGCCTGAGGGAGATGAGTGAGGCAGAGGCAGCGAATGCGGATATCTGGCAGCGATTTAGCTCTAGGCTAGGACGGGAAGTGACGTCACTGAAGGCGGAGGCACAGAATAGTTTGGAGACTCTTAAGGTACAGCTCGCCGATCAGTTGGAAACTGCGCAGCCTCTCAGTGCCATGGTGGAACACGTCTGCCAAAATGCAGCACAGCAGCACCGAGACTTCCAGGCCAGGATTGAGACTCTATTCACGGGAATGGAGGAGGAGCTggaagtgcagtccatttcttCCTATTCTGAACACACTGGTGGCTCGTTGAAGGAGGACTTCTTCATCAAACTGTCTGCTCTCATTCAGGACATTCTGCATTCAGTACAGTGA